One window of Mediterraneibacter gnavus ATCC 29149 genomic DNA carries:
- a CDS encoding single-stranded DNA-binding protein, which translates to MNKVVLMGRLTRDPEVRYSQGEPATAVARYTLAVERRFQREGAQTADFIPCVVFGKSAEFAEKYFRQGLRISVSGRIQTGSYTNKDGIKVYTTEVVVEEQEFAESKSEQGRGNQGAMGAPDADGFQNIPDGIEEELPFH; encoded by the coding sequence ATGAACAAAGTAGTTTTAATGGGGAGACTGACACGGGATCCGGAAGTACGATATTCTCAGGGAGAGCCGGCAACTGCGGTGGCAAGATATACTCTGGCAGTGGAGCGAAGATTCCAACGGGAAGGAGCGCAGACGGCAGATTTTATTCCCTGTGTGGTTTTCGGAAAATCCGCAGAATTTGCCGAGAAATATTTCCGTCAGGGACTACGGATTTCGGTTTCCGGAAGGATCCAGACCGGCAGTTATACGAATAAAGATGGGATCAAGGTTTATACCACAGAAGTGGTAGTAGAAGAGCAGGAATTTGCCGAAAGCAAGTCAGAACAGGGACGGGGAAATCAGGGGGCAATGGGAGCACCGGACGCTGATGGTTTCCAGAATATCCCGGATGGAATCGAGGAAGAATTACCATTCCATTAA
- a CDS encoding VirB4-like conjugal transfer ATPase, CD1110 family, which produces MAIFNGNKEFSKKRELSQPLVPVPKNVRQAFNIHKAYANGVFQLETKKKDTLYDRCYVFEDINYINKNRTEKKNFLSELMFWLNSMDASYKITLCNEYQSVEKFLASIRNERNEREYPDIAKGIRQWQESKLADANSTVRTLRYLTITCRADSLAQANIYFRALEPMIEDAFAGWGSDIAVLGTLDRFRVLHGMLRPGEEFPQVVLRETLQDWKSDILPRSIQQFNDYIILGDTMVTVLTATQYRKSLDTDTFLHTLSSLPYPSFVTLDFAPVQQEVINDKLVAMHMNNEREINDEIEQKRQAGQIVTSPSYTKKKRRDEIEEYIEMVDANDEKGVFLNLLVVLTAPVKEGVELLQERMEEVCAIGRSDKVGAFLEPCDFRQLKALNTALPIGGRQVDYMRFFLTSSLVTFNPYHAQDILEPGGKMLGINKTTGRYLIANRKLLPNPHGIIVGYSGSGKSMLIKLTEISQTLLGSEDDIIVLDPQNEFEDICREYQGVYFDLTPKSGIYLNGFEVTQEVFSGSKELKAEFVAKQCEYAKGLVQAIMKNILVTQEHDSVVSRCTEQMFAQVFAQKRLKKQPTLLWLREEIGKELEQVRHAHDEAIIRPIYNSLEEYTTGSCDMLAHPTNIEFQNRLVGFGMCNVPENNWEAVMDTVLHYLSTRMDYNKKLQRATHLVVDEAQVVSEKPGSAEMLNNAVITFRKFGGIVTLAMQNVVAALANKKMVELFQNCSYKCFLDQGGVDAQSLAEIQPLSEREFRALGTGKPGEGVIVWNKKVVLFNARIEKDNILYEKYSTNFHEKAQRKERDSARSTSPVRKENVTKSEEEPERWEERVPLQVAYKPEPEMPQNWQEEKTDVLQQGWGEQEWETVLQLAAFAPIRLGDVTALLEIAPEEAQRLLDAMLQAGALEEKEGWYQIAK; this is translated from the coding sequence ATGGCAATTTTTAATGGAAATAAGGAATTTTCCAAGAAAAGGGAGCTGTCCCAGCCTTTGGTTCCAGTACCCAAGAACGTGCGTCAGGCATTCAACATCCATAAAGCCTATGCAAACGGGGTGTTCCAGTTGGAAACCAAGAAAAAGGATACACTGTATGATCGGTGCTATGTATTTGAAGATATCAATTACATTAACAAGAACCGGACGGAGAAGAAGAACTTTCTGTCAGAACTGATGTTCTGGCTCAATTCCATGGATGCGTCTTATAAGATCACATTGTGTAATGAATATCAGTCGGTAGAAAAGTTTCTGGCATCGATCCGGAATGAACGCAATGAGAGGGAATATCCAGACATTGCAAAAGGGATCCGGCAGTGGCAGGAATCGAAACTGGCGGATGCCAACTCCACGGTACGGACACTCCGGTACCTGACCATTACCTGCAGGGCAGACAGTCTGGCGCAGGCGAACATCTATTTCCGGGCATTGGAGCCCATGATCGAGGATGCCTTTGCAGGATGGGGCAGTGACATTGCTGTGTTGGGAACCCTGGATCGGTTCCGGGTGCTCCATGGGATGCTGCGTCCCGGGGAAGAATTTCCACAGGTTGTGCTTCGGGAAACCCTGCAGGACTGGAAAAGTGACATACTGCCACGGAGCATCCAGCAGTTTAATGATTATATAATCCTGGGAGATACCATGGTGACGGTTCTGACGGCGACCCAGTATCGGAAATCTCTGGATACGGACACCTTTTTACATACCTTAAGCAGCCTTCCTTATCCGTCTTTTGTGACGCTGGACTTTGCTCCGGTACAGCAGGAGGTCATCAATGACAAGCTGGTAGCGATGCATATGAACAATGAGCGGGAGATCAATGACGAGATCGAGCAGAAGCGGCAGGCAGGGCAGATCGTGACCTCCCCTTCTTATACCAAAAAGAAACGGCGGGATGAGATTGAGGAATACATTGAAATGGTAGATGCCAACGATGAGAAAGGGGTCTTTTTAAACCTTCTGGTGGTGTTGACGGCTCCGGTGAAGGAAGGCGTGGAGCTGTTGCAAGAGCGGATGGAAGAGGTCTGCGCCATCGGACGTTCTGATAAAGTGGGCGCCTTTTTGGAGCCTTGTGATTTTCGACAACTGAAAGCCTTAAATACGGCACTTCCAATCGGTGGGAGACAGGTGGATTATATGCGGTTCTTTCTCACCTCTTCTTTGGTGACATTTAATCCCTATCATGCCCAGGATATCCTGGAGCCGGGCGGAAAGATGCTGGGGATCAATAAAACAACGGGACGATATCTCATTGCCAACCGGAAACTCCTTCCAAACCCTCACGGGATCATTGTGGGATATTCCGGTTCTGGAAAATCCATGCTGATCAAGCTGACCGAGATTTCCCAGACTTTGCTTGGAAGCGAAGATGACATCATTGTGTTAGACCCACAGAATGAATTTGAAGATATCTGCAGGGAATATCAGGGGGTGTATTTTGACCTGACTCCCAAAAGCGGAATCTACCTCAATGGATTTGAAGTGACCCAGGAAGTCTTTTCCGGCAGTAAAGAGCTGAAAGCGGAATTTGTGGCCAAACAGTGTGAGTATGCCAAAGGACTGGTGCAGGCGATCATGAAAAATATCCTGGTCACCCAGGAGCACGATTCCGTGGTGAGCCGTTGTACGGAGCAGATGTTTGCCCAGGTCTTTGCCCAGAAGCGGTTAAAGAAACAGCCCACCTTACTCTGGCTGCGGGAAGAGATTGGAAAGGAACTGGAACAGGTACGGCACGCTCACGATGAAGCCATCATCCGTCCCATCTACAACTCCCTGGAAGAGTATACCACGGGCTCCTGTGACATGCTGGCACATCCGACCAATATCGAATTCCAGAACCGTCTGGTGGGATTTGGGATGTGCAACGTGCCGGAAAACAACTGGGAAGCTGTCATGGATACGGTGCTGCATTATCTGTCTACCCGGATGGACTATAACAAAAAATTACAGAGAGCCACGCACTTAGTGGTAGATGAAGCGCAGGTAGTTTCCGAAAAACCGGGATCCGCAGAGATGCTCAACAATGCGGTCATCACCTTCCGAAAGTTCGGAGGAATCGTCACCCTTGCGATGCAGAACGTAGTGGCAGCTTTGGCCAACAAAAAGATGGTAGAACTGTTCCAGAACTGCTCCTATAAATGTTTCCTGGATCAGGGGGGTGTGGATGCCCAAAGTCTGGCAGAAATCCAGCCGTTATCTGAACGGGAATTCCGTGCCTTGGGAACGGGAAAACCGGGAGAGGGGGTCATCGTCTGGAATAAAAAAGTGGTGCTGTTTAATGCCCGGATTGAGAAAGACAACATCTTATACGAAAAGTATTCCACCAACTTCCATGAAAAAGCGCAGCGGAAGGAACGTGATTCTGCTAGGAGCACTTCCCCTGTGAGAAAAGAAAACGTGACGAAATCAGAGGAAGAACCGGAACGTTGGGAGGAACGGGTGCCCCTGCAGGTGGCGTATAAACCGGAACCGGAGATGCCTCAGAACTGGCAGGAAGAAAAGACCGATGTGCTGCAACAGGGATGGGGAGAACAAGAGTGGGAGACCGTGCTACAGCTGGCAGCGTTTGCACCCATCCGGCTGGGAGATGTGACTGCTTTGTTGGAGATCGCCCCGGAGGAAGCACAGAGGCTGTTGGATGCCATGCTTCAAGCAGGTGCTCTGGAAGAGAAAGAGGGCTGGTATCAGATTGCGAAGTAG
- a CDS encoding glucosaminidase domain-containing protein, with translation MRLNETKRKQRTSQEEVLAELFAEAELQGSVRKKKNWDAWLDQEEEQQSEKELQVYLEEYSDPTLYLTPKEVKAWNRMPKSKQKRLLEKESRQVLQAWKVGERKGSAGGGRKADSMEELVFLQGRGTQRGTRSGTPLHGIWKPEKVRKKGFGEERPTAPHNPQRHSSPGARQTHSKTGKQAAAGVQSAASSVAGSASTVTPATLAARTAKKTAQTFKNYVQEVNQAAQQAIGEERAKLEDTKQQNAQVGDLPSFVKYVGATIGSVVLAGAAMVLQLAAALLTALVTMLAFLLVAVLAISLIVSVIMSLIGGFLDQQPATGHGLPPFITEDMMEAFFAVQEESGIPVSTGVAQVIAESGFGLYGPGGDNGQGLSQLAYEYKNLFGIKYFSGDKYAIGGVDMSTGEETGNGNTTIIAGFSVYPDYGACIRQRGWMLNREPYAGKVAPYRNHNDKKYTKEAARGFMNGIRAAGWATDSSYVEKCVQHMDNYNLYRFDNMTYEEYQKSGGGNYDGTVTPLMQSIVDHAANNQGIYPCTPDMCAQWVTGIYQAAGAPTIPYGNAIDMWNNYKNTGNTSMENIPPGAIVCGSGYGTMGSIYGHVGIYLGNGMVANNRGYFSVESLEEWCSWQTATCQGHTGWIGWVFPGGVPAN, from the coding sequence ATGAGATTGAATGAAACAAAACGAAAACAAAGAACGTCCCAGGAAGAAGTTCTGGCAGAGTTGTTTGCAGAGGCAGAATTGCAGGGCTCTGTCCGGAAGAAGAAAAACTGGGATGCCTGGCTGGACCAGGAAGAGGAGCAACAGAGTGAAAAAGAACTGCAGGTGTATCTGGAGGAATATAGCGATCCTACCTTGTATCTGACTCCAAAAGAAGTGAAAGCATGGAACCGGATGCCAAAGTCCAAACAGAAACGACTTCTGGAGAAAGAATCCAGACAGGTATTGCAGGCATGGAAAGTAGGAGAGCGGAAGGGATCTGCTGGTGGCGGAAGGAAAGCGGATTCCATGGAAGAGCTGGTCTTTTTGCAGGGAAGAGGAACACAAAGAGGCACAAGATCAGGGACACCGTTACATGGGATTTGGAAGCCAGAAAAGGTACGAAAAAAGGGCTTCGGGGAGGAGAGACCAACCGCTCCCCACAATCCCCAGAGACACAGTTCCCCGGGTGCCAGACAGACACATTCAAAAACCGGAAAACAAGCGGCTGCAGGAGTGCAGAGTGCGGCATCTTCTGTTGCGGGTAGCGCATCCACGGTTACTCCAGCTACACTGGCCGCCAGAACTGCAAAGAAAACAGCACAAACCTTTAAAAACTATGTCCAGGAAGTGAATCAGGCAGCCCAGCAAGCAATCGGGGAAGAACGGGCAAAACTGGAAGACACCAAACAGCAGAATGCGCAGGTTGGAGATCTGCCGTCCTTTGTAAAATATGTGGGGGCAACGATTGGAAGTGTAGTACTGGCAGGTGCGGCAATGGTACTGCAGCTTGCAGCGGCACTTTTGACCGCGCTTGTGACCATGCTGGCCTTTCTTTTGGTGGCGGTATTGGCAATCTCTCTGATTGTCAGTGTGATCATGTCCCTGATCGGTGGGTTTTTAGACCAACAGCCGGCCACCGGACATGGACTGCCGCCCTTTATTACCGAAGATATGATGGAAGCATTTTTTGCTGTGCAGGAAGAAAGTGGGATTCCGGTCTCTACCGGAGTCGCACAGGTGATTGCGGAATCCGGATTTGGGTTATATGGGCCAGGAGGAGACAATGGGCAGGGACTCTCCCAGCTGGCGTACGAGTATAAAAATCTGTTTGGGATCAAGTATTTTTCCGGAGACAAATATGCCATTGGCGGTGTGGATATGTCTACGGGCGAGGAAACCGGAAATGGGAATACCACCATCATTGCCGGGTTCTCCGTGTATCCGGATTATGGAGCCTGTATCCGGCAGCGAGGGTGGATGTTAAACCGAGAACCTTATGCAGGGAAAGTTGCCCCTTATCGGAACCACAATGACAAGAAGTATACCAAAGAAGCCGCCAGGGGATTTATGAATGGAATCCGTGCGGCGGGCTGGGCAACGGATAGTTCTTATGTGGAAAAATGTGTGCAGCACATGGACAATTATAACCTCTATCGGTTCGATAACATGACTTATGAAGAGTACCAAAAAAGCGGAGGGGGAAACTACGATGGAACGGTGACGCCACTGATGCAGAGCATCGTGGATCATGCCGCTAATAATCAGGGAATTTACCCTTGTACTCCGGATATGTGCGCTCAGTGGGTGACGGGAATTTATCAGGCTGCAGGAGCACCAACAATCCCTTATGGGAATGCCATCGATATGTGGAACAACTATAAAAATACGGGCAATACCAGCATGGAAAACATTCCGCCGGGAGCCATTGTGTGTGGCAGTGGATACGGAACTATGGGCAGCATATATGGACATGTCGGGATCTATCTTGGGAATGGAATGGTGGCCAATAACCGGGGCTATTTTTCCGTGGAAAGTCTGGAAGAATGGTGCAGTTGGCAGACCGCAACCTGTCAGGGACATACGGGGTGGATCGGCTGGGTGTTCCCAGGTGGAGTTCCGGCAAATTAG